AATCGGTGAAATTAATCTTTAATTTATTAGATTTGAGTCACTCTAGCCTGGGCGTTCCTGACCTGGGAACGTGGGAGCGAGTGGCCCAGGAGAGCAACCATGGCACATAAAAAAGCTGGCGGCAGCTCACGTAACGGTCGGGATAGCGCCGGTAAACGCCGCGGGGTGAAAAGGTTCGCCGGGGAAAGTGTGCAGGCTGGCACCATCCTGGTGCGGCAGGTGGGGACCCGCATCCACCCGGGGACGAACGTGGGCATGGGCCGTGATTTTACCCTGTTCACCAAAATCGACGGCGTGGTCAAATACGAGGCCTTTGGCAAAGATCGTAAGCGGGTCAGCGTCTATCCTGCCAGTTGAAGTCCTTTCTTGATGAAGCCGATATCACGGTCCGGGCCGGTAACGGCGGCCCGGGCTGTGTCAGTTTCCTCAGGGCCCGTTTCCAACCCCGGGGCCGACCCGACGGTGGTGACGGCGGTTCCGGCGGCGATGTCATCCTCGAAGTTTCCCCATCTATCCGCACCTTAAGCCATTTCCGGCGGCGCCGCGTCCTTCAGGCGGATAACGGCGGCCGGGGCATGAGCACGGATCGTCACGGCAAGAACGGCGCCGCGGTGATCGTAGCGGTGC
This sequence is a window from Desulfobaccales bacterium. Protein-coding genes within it:
- the rpmA gene encoding 50S ribosomal protein L27 yields the protein MAHKKAGGSSRNGRDSAGKRRGVKRFAGESVQAGTILVRQVGTRIHPGTNVGMGRDFTLFTKIDGVVKYEAFGKDRKRVSVYPAS